A region from the Oreochromis niloticus isolate F11D_XX unplaced genomic scaffold, O_niloticus_UMD_NMBU tig00000238_pilon, whole genome shotgun sequence genome encodes:
- the LOC112844476 gene encoding uncharacterized protein LOC112844476, giving the protein MTEQLDQVKKAVEKAIKDFEQCLTEGVKNSKTSEENLNTFLHRDENPLVFMTLEAVVKKNGIHKTKKGEEINLNTMLASCLTDSIDEKFRKTFPNDVKGRYFNGVISIFSLDTKPLIQEYQDVKLQLIFLQTEEERIKAKLNKIILKEKKVIYNSLTETIVKSMQKGYDDAKAKRQKEDMRNTLETHVSSNRNMYEDAKKTMLEKMDTLKTTICNELKETMEHSIKLSFKVDVCPLPDVSKHLKTVQRYHDEVKKREREMPAQ; this is encoded by the exons ATGACAGAACAACTCGATCAAGTGAAAAAAGCAGTTGAAAAAGCGATCAAGGATTTTGAACAATGTCTTACAGAAGGGGTTAAAAATTCCAAAACCTCTGAAGAAAACCTGAACACCTTTTTGCACCGTGAT GAAAACCCTCTCGTGTTCATGACACTAGAGGCCGTGGTTAAGAAAAACGGCatccacaaaacaaaaaaaggggaagAAATAAATCTCAACACAATGTTGGCTTCCTGCTTGACTGACAGCATTGATGAAAAATTCAGAAAGACCTTCCC AAATGATGTTAAAGGCAGATATTTCAATGGAGTCATCAGCATATTTTCACTTGACACAAAACCACTGATTCAAGAGTACcaagatgtcaaactgcagctGATATTTCTCCAGACAGAG GAGGAAAGAATTAAGGCAAAACTCAACAAAATAATCCTAAAGGAGAAGAAAGTAATCTACAATAGTCTAACAGAGACAATTGTGAAAAGCATGCAAAAGGGCTATGATG ATGCAAAGGCAAAAAGGCAAAAGGAAGACATGAGGAACACTCTTGAGACACATGTATCCTCAAATAGGAACATGTATGAGGATGCAAAAAAGACCATGTTGGAGAAGATGGATACGTTGAAG ACGACCATCTGCAATGAACTGAAGGAAACCATGGAACACTCCATTAAACTCTCATTCAAGGTTGATGTTTGCCCTCTCCCAG atGTTTCAAAGCATCTTAAAACTGTGCAGCGATATCATGATGAagttaaaaagagagagagagaaatgccagcacagtaA